The Sphingomonas sanxanigenens DSM 19645 = NX02 genome includes a region encoding these proteins:
- a CDS encoding SDR family oxidoreductase has translation MADTDEMIHEDALPGHESRLEPKPEWQPRYPGSGRLAGKVAIVTGADSGIGRAVAALYAREGADIAIVYLLEDDDAAETKRIVESEGRKAITIRGDIGEKRFSETVVAKTIEAFGRIDILVNNAGEQHPDKDIRDITEEQLRRTFQTNIFGMFFLVQAARPHLKTGAAIVNCTSVTMYQGSKELLDYSSTKGAITAFTRSLSENLVGEGIRVNAVAPGPIWTPLNPCGGATPEKLETFGESTPMGRPGQPNEVAPAFLFLACEDSSYMSGQVLHPNGGTIVNG, from the coding sequence ATGGCCGACACCGACGAGATGATCCACGAAGACGCGCTGCCCGGCCACGAGAGCCGGCTGGAGCCCAAGCCCGAATGGCAGCCGCGCTACCCGGGATCGGGCAGGCTCGCGGGCAAGGTGGCGATCGTCACCGGCGCGGACAGCGGCATCGGCCGCGCGGTCGCCGCACTCTATGCCCGCGAAGGCGCGGACATCGCGATCGTCTATCTGCTCGAAGACGATGATGCGGCGGAGACGAAGCGCATCGTCGAAAGCGAGGGGCGCAAGGCGATCACCATCCGCGGCGACATCGGCGAGAAACGCTTTTCCGAAACGGTCGTCGCGAAGACGATCGAGGCGTTCGGCCGCATCGACATCCTCGTCAACAATGCCGGCGAACAGCATCCCGACAAGGACATCCGGGACATCACCGAGGAGCAGCTGCGCCGCACCTTCCAGACCAACATCTTCGGCATGTTCTTCCTCGTCCAGGCGGCGCGGCCGCACCTGAAGACGGGGGCTGCGATCGTGAACTGCACGAGCGTGACGATGTACCAGGGCAGCAAGGAACTGCTCGATTACAGTTCGACCAAGGGCGCCATCACCGCCTTCACCCGTTCCCTGTCCGAAAATCTGGTGGGGGAGGGGATCCGCGTCAACGCGGTGGCGCCGGGCCCGATCTGGACGCCGCTCAACCCGTGCGGCGGCGCGACCCCCGAGAAGCTGGAGACGTTCGGCGAAAGCACGCCGATGGGCCGCCCCGGCCAGCCCAACGAGGTCGCGCCGGCGTTCCTGTTCCTCGCCTGCGAGGATTCCAGCTATATGTCGGGGCAGGTGCTCCACCCCAATGGCGGCACGATCGTGAACGGCTGA
- a CDS encoding ParD-like family protein encodes MGIVKIDDALHEEARRASTVMCRSINAQAEFWMRMGMLAEANPTLPFTEIVRLQMEAAAAPGFGATLAAA; translated from the coding sequence ATGGGCATCGTGAAGATCGACGACGCGCTGCACGAGGAGGCGCGCCGCGCCAGCACGGTGATGTGCCGCTCGATCAACGCGCAGGCCGAGTTCTGGATGCGGATGGGGATGCTGGCGGAGGCCAACCCGACGCTGCCGTTCACCGAGATCGTGCGCCTGCAGATGGAGGCCGCGGCCGCCCCCGGCTTCGGCGCGACGCTGGCCGCCGCCTGA
- a CDS encoding DUF4136 domain-containing protein, producing MALPLALATLLTILAAGAAPDAPSGPVEPGTIVIEGSDADADTQSPFVDAVEAGLLDAQFLTLPNRGASRYLARVAVTRTSRGQVTADQRDPARARAGNWGLSVTLPADKGKLRDLIATELDVTIVSRKDGQPVWRGRAVTVQTEGSPENAEDKVAVKLAGALFRRFPQPAEEPIAVP from the coding sequence ATGGCCCTGCCGCTCGCGCTTGCGACCCTGCTGACGATCCTCGCCGCCGGTGCCGCGCCGGATGCGCCGTCGGGGCCGGTCGAGCCCGGCACGATCGTGATCGAGGGCAGCGATGCCGATGCGGATACGCAATCGCCGTTCGTCGACGCGGTCGAGGCCGGGCTGCTCGATGCGCAATTCCTGACCCTGCCCAATCGCGGCGCCAGCCGCTACCTCGCCCGCGTCGCGGTGACGCGCACCAGCCGCGGCCAGGTGACCGCGGACCAGCGCGATCCTGCGCGCGCCCGCGCCGGCAATTGGGGCCTCTCGGTCACCTTGCCCGCCGACAAGGGCAAGCTGCGCGACCTGATCGCGACCGAACTCGACGTGACGATCGTGTCGCGCAAGGATGGCCAGCCGGTGTGGCGCGGCCGCGCGGTGACGGTGCAGACGGAGGGTTCGCCCGAAAATGCGGAGGACAAGGTCGCGGTGAAGCTCGCCGGCGCGCTGTTCCGCCGCTTCCCGCAACCCGCGGAGGAGCCGATCGCGGTGCCGTGA